A region from the Arthrobacter gengyunqii genome encodes:
- the fliN gene encoding flagellar motor switch protein FliN, translating to MSIPTSLHTDAASALVRLLPTSIVLEPLPFPGSGMPLEEVAQAVTASFVGSESADLALVLDSSTPLADIAGSPSPFLSEADILRPALEAAGSTLGVGVLGDTHIDDASALFSHPSTVVFELHGHDGRAGWFAIRLRDTPHGTANDAAIAGKLSRINNVEMALTVAIGHTRMAVRDVLNLEPGRVVELDRSAGAPADILLNGRLIANGEVVVIDQDYAVRITKILDVAEGLS from the coding sequence ATGAGCATCCCCACATCCCTGCACACAGACGCCGCATCGGCACTTGTCCGTCTGCTGCCCACCTCCATCGTGTTGGAGCCGCTGCCGTTTCCCGGCAGCGGCATGCCGCTCGAGGAAGTGGCCCAGGCCGTCACAGCGTCCTTCGTGGGGTCCGAATCAGCGGATCTGGCGCTGGTGCTCGACAGCAGCACGCCCCTCGCCGACATCGCCGGCTCCCCGTCCCCCTTCCTGTCGGAAGCAGACATCCTGCGCCCGGCGCTGGAGGCCGCGGGCTCAACACTCGGCGTCGGCGTCCTGGGCGACACCCATATTGATGACGCTTCAGCGCTTTTCAGCCACCCCTCCACTGTGGTTTTTGAACTGCACGGGCACGATGGCCGCGCCGGATGGTTTGCCATCCGGCTGCGCGACACTCCCCACGGAACCGCCAACGACGCAGCCATAGCCGGCAAGCTCAGCCGCATCAACAACGTCGAAATGGCGTTGACCGTGGCCATTGGCCACACCCGGATGGCCGTCCGTGACGTCCTGAACCTGGAACCGGGACGGGTGGTGGAGCTTGACCGTTCCGCCGGAGCGCCCGCCGACATCCTCCTCAACGGGCGCCTGATCGCCAACGGCGAGGTGGTGGTCATCGACCAGGACTACGCCGTCCGCATCACCAAGATCCTCGACGTTGCCGAAGGCCTCAGCTAG
- the fliQ gene encoding flagellar biosynthesis protein FliQ → MDTNSVLDIGLQGLWVAAKLSAPVLITALVVGFAVSLIQSITQIQEVTLSFVPKAIAVGIALLVCGHWMIAEMISFTNEMFAKIPQLLGGG, encoded by the coding sequence ATGGATACCAATTCAGTCCTGGACATTGGGCTGCAGGGACTGTGGGTCGCAGCGAAACTGTCAGCCCCTGTGCTCATCACAGCGCTCGTGGTGGGGTTTGCGGTGTCCCTGATCCAGTCCATTACCCAGATCCAGGAAGTCACCCTCTCCTTTGTGCCCAAGGCCATCGCCGTCGGCATCGCCCTGCTCGTGTGCGGGCACTGGATGATCGCCGAGATGATTTCCTTCACGAATGAAATGTTCGCCAAAATTCCGCAGCTGCTGGGCGGCGGCTGA
- a CDS encoding flagellar biosynthesis protein FlhA — translation MAVPVGVIGIILLLVVPIPAGLLDILIIINILLALVILLTTMFVRKPLDFSVFPSLLLVATLFRLGLNVASTRLVLGEGYAGQVIEAFGHVAVGGSLIIGAVIFLILVVIQFVVVTKGAERVAEVGARFTLDAMPGKQMAIDADLNAGLITDTQARERRAEVSAEADFYGAMDGASKFVKGDAIAGLIIIIINLVGGIAIGMLQRGMDIGESVGTYSLLTIGDGLVTQIPALLMAVSTGMIVTRSNAEADMGSTASAQLSQSRNALMIAGGAAIVMALIPGMPKLPFIIIGALLIFVSQRIKVSEAAEEASKETALAQLNEPPAETTEDLIEQMRVHALEIMLAPDLVGIVTGGSDDLLARVRSLRRKIALELGIVVPPVRTRDSVDLPSATYVIRIAGVEAGRGEAPAGKVLALGDHLESLPGAATVEPVFGLAGKWVPNEMRHAAEMSGATVIDRVSVLVTHLSAVITANAARLLSREDVRILTEGVKQVNPSAVDELIPGVMSLAEVQRVLQGLLAEQIPINDLPRIYESLLLRAKISPDPEQLVEVARQALGPALTAQYIDRNVLRVIMIDPGLEQTMLEALRPSDQGTQILLDPARIDAVMASLKAAVAGAENAGYAAVLVCAPALRPAIRRMVAPQTGGLPVLSYSEVTAANVSIETVGVVRGTETISA, via the coding sequence ATGGCAGTACCCGTAGGCGTCATCGGCATCATCCTGCTGCTGGTCGTACCGATCCCCGCCGGCCTGCTGGACATCCTGATCATCATCAACATCCTGCTGGCCCTGGTCATCCTGCTGACCACGATGTTCGTGCGCAAACCGCTGGACTTCTCCGTGTTCCCCTCGCTCCTGCTCGTGGCCACACTGTTCCGGCTGGGCCTGAACGTTGCGTCCACGCGCCTGGTGCTGGGTGAGGGATACGCCGGGCAGGTGATTGAGGCCTTTGGGCACGTGGCTGTGGGCGGTTCGCTGATTATCGGCGCCGTGATCTTCCTGATCCTGGTTGTCATCCAGTTTGTCGTTGTCACCAAGGGCGCGGAGCGGGTGGCCGAAGTGGGTGCCCGCTTCACCCTGGATGCCATGCCGGGCAAGCAGATGGCCATCGACGCCGACCTGAACGCTGGGCTGATCACTGACACGCAGGCACGGGAACGAAGGGCTGAGGTCTCCGCCGAAGCGGACTTCTACGGAGCCATGGACGGCGCCTCAAAGTTCGTCAAGGGCGACGCGATCGCCGGCCTGATCATCATCATCATCAACCTCGTCGGCGGCATCGCCATCGGCATGCTCCAGCGGGGCATGGACATTGGCGAATCGGTGGGCACCTACAGCCTCCTGACCATCGGCGACGGCCTCGTGACCCAGATACCGGCGCTGCTGATGGCTGTTTCCACCGGCATGATCGTCACGCGGTCCAACGCCGAAGCGGACATGGGATCGACGGCGTCGGCACAGCTGAGCCAGTCCCGCAACGCGCTGATGATTGCCGGGGGCGCAGCCATCGTGATGGCCCTGATCCCGGGGATGCCGAAGCTCCCGTTCATCATTATTGGTGCGCTGCTCATCTTTGTCTCCCAGCGGATCAAGGTCAGCGAGGCCGCCGAGGAAGCCAGCAAGGAAACCGCCCTGGCCCAGCTCAACGAACCACCGGCGGAAACCACGGAGGACCTGATCGAGCAGATGCGGGTCCACGCGCTGGAGATCATGCTGGCTCCGGACCTGGTGGGCATTGTTACCGGCGGTTCGGACGACCTCCTGGCCCGGGTCCGCTCGCTGCGGCGCAAGATCGCCCTGGAACTTGGCATCGTGGTTCCGCCCGTGCGCACCCGGGACAGCGTGGATCTTCCCTCCGCCACCTACGTCATCCGCATTGCGGGGGTGGAGGCAGGGCGCGGGGAAGCGCCCGCCGGCAAGGTCCTGGCCCTGGGGGATCACCTCGAGAGCCTGCCCGGAGCCGCCACCGTGGAGCCGGTCTTCGGCCTCGCCGGCAAATGGGTGCCGAACGAGATGCGCCACGCGGCGGAAATGTCCGGAGCAACGGTGATCGACAGGGTTTCGGTTCTGGTGACGCACCTTTCAGCGGTTATCACCGCCAATGCCGCCCGGCTGCTGTCCCGCGAGGACGTGCGGATACTGACCGAAGGGGTGAAGCAGGTGAACCCCTCCGCCGTGGACGAACTCATCCCCGGGGTGATGTCGCTGGCCGAGGTGCAGCGGGTGCTGCAGGGGCTGCTGGCGGAGCAGATCCCCATCAACGACCTTCCGCGCATCTATGAGTCACTGCTGCTGCGCGCCAAGATTTCTCCCGACCCCGAACAGCTGGTGGAAGTTGCCCGCCAGGCACTGGGCCCGGCACTGACCGCCCAGTACATCGACCGGAACGTGCTGCGCGTGATTATGATCGACCCGGGACTGGAGCAGACCATGCTGGAGGCCCTGCGTCCATCGGACCAGGGAACCCAGATCCTCCTGGACCCGGCGCGCATCGACGCGGTCATGGCGTCGCTCAAGGCTGCTGTTGCGGGGGCGGAAAATGCCGGTTACGCAGCGGTGCTCGTGTGTGCCCCGGCCCTGCGGCCGGCCATCCGCCGGATGGTGGCGCCGCAAACGGGAGGGCTACCGGTTCTTTCGTATTCGGAGGTCACAGCGGCTAACGTCAGCATTGAGACAGTGGGGGTGGTCCGTGGAACCGAGACGATTTCAGCTTGA
- a CDS encoding EscU/YscU/HrcU family type III secretion system export apparatus switch protein, with product MAEEGTGERTEQATPKRMKEVRSKGQLSRSEDLTAWIGVGVAALMMPMTINRGAQAGSEGLLGVDTITANPDPLLALTLLGEGLGALGFVLGPLLGVVAAAVLLTAALQGGIHFKKFKGKFEQFNLVNGMKRVFGTQALWQGVKALLKTAVVGLVLYMVIQGLMPVLTTAGGLPVSAVLEAAAGGTGSLLQAAVAAGLVLAVADIFVVQKRNRKKTRMTLKEVKDENKNMEGDPLIKSQRRSRQLAMSRNRMIAAVADADVVLVNPTHVAVALKYEPGKSAPRVVAKGAGTIATRIREEAETQRVPMVRDIPLARALHAACELGQEIPPDLYNAVARILAFVMALKSRGSTSGVHTMADPQTPPATTSRPIHRKAAT from the coding sequence GTGGCGGAGGAAGGCACCGGAGAACGGACCGAGCAAGCCACTCCCAAACGCATGAAGGAAGTGCGCTCCAAGGGGCAGCTGTCCCGCTCGGAGGACCTCACGGCATGGATTGGGGTTGGAGTTGCGGCGCTGATGATGCCGATGACCATCAACCGCGGTGCACAGGCCGGGTCCGAAGGGCTGCTGGGAGTGGACACCATCACCGCAAACCCCGATCCGCTGCTGGCGCTGACCCTGCTCGGGGAGGGACTGGGCGCGCTCGGATTTGTTCTGGGCCCGCTGCTGGGCGTTGTCGCGGCCGCGGTCCTCCTGACCGCAGCCCTGCAGGGCGGCATTCACTTCAAGAAGTTCAAGGGTAAGTTCGAGCAGTTCAACCTGGTCAACGGCATGAAGCGCGTTTTCGGCACACAGGCGCTGTGGCAGGGAGTGAAGGCCCTGCTGAAGACGGCGGTGGTGGGGCTGGTCCTGTACATGGTGATCCAGGGGCTGATGCCGGTGCTCACGACGGCCGGCGGACTGCCGGTGTCCGCGGTGCTGGAAGCCGCCGCCGGGGGAACGGGATCGCTGCTGCAGGCTGCCGTTGCCGCCGGCCTGGTTCTGGCCGTTGCAGATATCTTCGTTGTCCAGAAGCGGAACCGGAAAAAGACCCGGATGACGTTGAAAGAGGTCAAGGATGAAAACAAGAACATGGAAGGCGACCCGCTGATCAAGTCCCAGCGCCGTTCACGGCAGCTGGCCATGAGCAGAAACCGCATGATTGCCGCGGTTGCCGACGCCGACGTCGTTCTGGTTAATCCGACACACGTGGCCGTGGCCCTGAAATACGAGCCCGGCAAATCAGCACCGCGGGTGGTGGCCAAAGGAGCCGGAACCATTGCCACCCGCATCCGCGAGGAAGCTGAAACACAGCGGGTCCCTATGGTCCGCGACATACCGCTGGCACGCGCGCTGCACGCGGCATGCGAATTGGGTCAGGAGATCCCGCCGGACCTCTACAACGCCGTCGCGCGGATCCTGGCATTCGTCATGGCGCTGAAGAGCCGCGGTTCAACATCCGGCGTGCACACCATGGCCGACCCGCAGACACCACCCGCTACTACTTCCAGACCCATCCACCGTAAGGCGGCGACGTGA
- a CDS encoding flagellar biosynthetic protein FliR: protein MGISVNQEWLEAVMLAGARMVAFLVVAPPFSYNAFPARVKAMLGIGLALAVAPVASEGYTSLGTAAYFTALVLELGVGFVLGFLVLVIFSALQSAGNLIDLFGGFSLAQGFDPQSMVNGAQFTRLFQITALALLFASDGYQLIIGGLVRSFTALPLGGGISLADPVSAMVSGVSQMFVAAVQIAGPLLVVLFLADAGLGLLTRVAPALNAFALGFPLKILLTLTLAGVVFVALPRLVAAITQQAVRALTGVG from the coding sequence ATGGGAATCAGCGTTAACCAGGAGTGGCTGGAGGCGGTCATGCTGGCCGGCGCACGAATGGTTGCGTTCCTGGTGGTGGCGCCGCCATTTTCCTACAACGCCTTTCCCGCACGGGTGAAGGCCATGCTGGGCATCGGCCTCGCTCTCGCCGTCGCACCGGTGGCGAGCGAGGGCTACACCTCCCTCGGAACGGCGGCGTACTTCACGGCGCTGGTCCTGGAACTGGGGGTGGGATTCGTGCTGGGGTTCCTGGTGCTGGTCATTTTTTCCGCCCTGCAATCAGCGGGAAACCTGATTGACCTGTTTGGCGGGTTCAGCCTTGCCCAGGGCTTCGATCCGCAGTCCATGGTCAACGGAGCCCAGTTCACGCGGCTCTTCCAGATCACGGCGCTGGCGCTCCTCTTTGCATCGGACGGCTACCAGCTGATTATCGGCGGGCTGGTCCGCAGCTTCACGGCCTTGCCGCTGGGCGGAGGGATCAGCCTTGCAGACCCGGTCTCCGCCATGGTCTCAGGGGTGTCCCAGATGTTCGTGGCAGCCGTGCAGATTGCCGGCCCGCTGCTGGTGGTCCTGTTCCTGGCGGACGCCGGACTGGGGCTGCTGACCCGGGTGGCGCCGGCACTGAATGCCTTTGCCCTGGGTTTCCCCCTGAAGATCCTGCTGACGCTGACACTGGCCGGGGTGGTCTTTGTTGCCCTGCCGCGCCTTGTTGCTGCCATCACTCAGCAGGCCGTCCGGGCCCTGACGGGAGTGGGCTAG
- a CDS encoding carbon storage regulator encodes MLVLTRKSGEQILIGEDIVITVLEGRGDGVRIGIDAPRGVKIQRQEVLRAVEEANVAAVDTAPDAEERIKAMLAARPAAPKPSAQLDKP; translated from the coding sequence ATGCTGGTCCTAACGCGCAAATCAGGCGAACAGATCTTGATCGGAGAAGATATCGTCATCACCGTCCTTGAAGGGCGGGGCGACGGCGTGCGCATCGGCATTGACGCTCCCCGCGGGGTGAAGATCCAGCGGCAGGAGGTCCTGCGTGCCGTGGAAGAAGCCAATGTGGCTGCTGTCGACACGGCACCAGACGCCGAAGAGCGCATCAAAGCCATGCTCGCGGCCAGGCCGGCGGCTCCCAAACCCTCCGCGCAACTCGATAAGCCGTGA
- the tmk gene encoding dTMP kinase: MSISDVPAATAGLFITFEGGDGAGKSTQAAKLTAALEASGRTVVRTREPGGTPVGEQLRSLVLEHGNGDIDARTEALIFAASRAAHVAQVIRPAVERGEVVVCDRFIDSSVAYQGSGRSLGADDVRRLNVWATEGFTPDLTVLLDVDPEQGRLRRTANEAAEDRLESEPDTFHLRIRRAFLEQARTDPDRYLVLDAGKPVDELAATISARVQELLP, encoded by the coding sequence GTGAGTATTTCTGATGTCCCCGCCGCTACGGCAGGCCTGTTCATAACCTTCGAAGGCGGCGACGGTGCCGGCAAGTCGACCCAGGCGGCCAAGCTCACTGCGGCTTTGGAAGCGTCCGGCCGCACCGTGGTCCGCACGCGTGAGCCGGGCGGAACGCCGGTGGGAGAGCAGCTGCGCTCCCTGGTGCTGGAGCACGGCAACGGCGACATTGACGCCCGCACCGAAGCGCTGATCTTTGCGGCCTCGCGGGCCGCGCATGTGGCACAGGTGATCCGCCCGGCCGTGGAACGCGGCGAGGTGGTGGTCTGCGACCGGTTCATCGACAGCTCGGTGGCTTATCAGGGGTCCGGACGGTCGCTGGGCGCGGACGACGTGCGCCGGCTGAACGTCTGGGCCACCGAAGGCTTTACTCCGGACCTCACCGTGCTGCTCGACGTGGATCCCGAACAGGGCCGCCTGCGGCGCACCGCCAACGAGGCCGCCGAGGACCGGCTGGAATCCGAGCCCGACACCTTCCACCTGCGCATCCGGCGGGCCTTCCTGGAGCAGGCCCGGACCGACCCTGACCGCTATCTGGTGCTCGACGCCGGGAAGCCCGTGGATGAGCTGGCAGCCACCATCTCGGCGAGGGTCCAGGAGCTGTTGCCGTGA
- a CDS encoding DNA polymerase III subunit delta': MSVWDDLQGQDPVVDQLRRGAAQATPNHAWLFTGPPGSGRSNAARAFAAALLCDQQDPALRGCGECKACRTALAGSHADVTSVTTEKVTISIDEARELVRKAQDKPSTGRWRVIIVEDADRMQERSTNVLLKAIEEPPPRTIWLLCAPSPGDVLVTIRSRCRAVSLRLPPVEDVAELLIRRDGIDPDVARAAARAAQSHIGIAKRLATDEGARSRRDSIVRLPLSLRNVSGAMKAAADLVALAEAEATSSFEQRDAAERQSLLASLGAPESGTLPPSIRSQVKRLEEDQVRRAKRSKNDYFDRALTDLLSFYRDVLMLQLGNSDTLVNESLRRELTEYAAQGSPEQTLLRMEEINVVRRRLVSTNVAPLLAIEAMAVSLL, from the coding sequence GTGAGTGTCTGGGACGATCTGCAGGGCCAGGATCCGGTGGTTGACCAGCTGCGCCGCGGAGCCGCCCAGGCAACCCCAAACCACGCCTGGCTGTTCACCGGCCCGCCCGGATCCGGCCGGTCCAACGCCGCCCGGGCCTTCGCCGCCGCACTGCTGTGCGACCAGCAGGATCCGGCGCTGCGCGGCTGCGGTGAGTGCAAGGCCTGCCGGACTGCGCTGGCAGGCTCACATGCGGACGTCACCTCAGTCACCACGGAGAAGGTGACCATCAGCATCGATGAAGCGCGGGAGCTGGTGCGTAAGGCCCAGGACAAGCCTTCCACGGGCCGCTGGCGCGTCATCATTGTCGAAGACGCCGACCGCATGCAGGAACGCAGCACCAACGTGCTCCTCAAAGCCATCGAAGAACCGCCGCCGCGCACCATCTGGCTGCTGTGCGCCCCCAGCCCCGGCGACGTCCTGGTGACCATCCGATCCCGTTGCCGCGCGGTCAGCCTCCGCCTGCCACCGGTCGAGGACGTGGCTGAGCTGCTGATCCGCCGGGACGGCATTGACCCGGATGTGGCCCGCGCAGCGGCACGTGCCGCCCAGAGCCACATCGGCATTGCCAAGCGGTTGGCCACCGACGAGGGCGCACGCAGCCGCCGGGACTCCATCGTGCGGCTCCCCCTCTCCCTGCGCAACGTCTCCGGCGCCATGAAAGCGGCCGCCGATCTGGTGGCGTTGGCCGAAGCCGAAGCCACCAGCTCGTTTGAACAGCGCGACGCCGCCGAACGGCAGTCGCTGCTGGCCTCCCTGGGCGCGCCGGAAAGCGGAACACTGCCGCCGTCGATCCGCAGCCAGGTCAAGCGCTTGGAGGAGGATCAGGTCCGCCGGGCCAAACGGTCCAAGAACGATTACTTCGACCGGGCCCTGACCGATCTGCTCTCCTTTTACCGGGACGTCCTCATGCTCCAACTCGGCAACAGCGACACCCTCGTCAATGAATCCCTGCGCCGCGAACTGACCGAGTACGCCGCCCAGGGCTCCCCGGAACAGACACTGCTGAGAATGGAGGAAATCAACGTGGTCCGCAGACGCCTGGTGTCCACCAATGTGGCACCGCTGCTGGCCATCGAGGCAATGGCAGTTAGCCTGTTATAA
- a CDS encoding FliO/MopB family protein gives METLALILRVVVSLGAVLALVWWFQRRLTRSARASGAEPLVRVVSRQAITPKASVVVMETGGQRFLLGVTEASVNVLHTSEAELPPQASFEAHLEAAVHNPGQHSTGPRRRAEGPAHALNGQPDAGNPILAGSVLSPATWRQAGAALRRGRNG, from the coding sequence GTGGAAACACTCGCCCTGATCCTCCGGGTCGTGGTGTCGCTCGGTGCGGTCCTGGCCCTGGTCTGGTGGTTCCAGCGGCGGCTCACCCGCAGCGCGCGGGCCTCCGGCGCCGAGCCGCTGGTCCGCGTCGTGTCCCGGCAGGCCATAACACCCAAGGCATCGGTTGTGGTGATGGAGACCGGCGGGCAGCGCTTCCTGCTCGGTGTCACCGAAGCTTCAGTGAACGTCCTGCACACCTCCGAGGCGGAACTCCCGCCGCAGGCCAGCTTCGAGGCGCACCTTGAAGCGGCGGTCCACAACCCCGGCCAGCACAGCACCGGCCCGCGGCGCCGCGCCGAAGGGCCAGCCCACGCCCTGAACGGCCAGCCGGACGCCGGGAATCCGATCCTGGCCGGTTCCGTCCTTTCGCCTGCCACCTGGCGGCAGGCCGGCGCTGCCCTCCGAAGGGGCAGGAACGGGTGA
- the fliP gene encoding flagellar type III secretion system pore protein FliP (The bacterial flagellar biogenesis protein FliP forms a type III secretion system (T3SS)-type pore required for flagellar assembly.), whose product MLALSLAAAAPSHAVTFDPSAPADPSAPTDPSAPDDGDGLSIDINGADGGPSTAVVTLIGITLLSVAPALLLMMTSFTKIFVVLAMTRNALSLPSIPPNQVLAGLALFLSLFIMGPVLTEINTLAVQPFLNGELTFDGALNTGSGPLQQFMLAHTREEDVALMTRAANRENPESPEDVPLLTLIPAFMISELRAAFIIGFVIFIPFLVIDLVVSAALMSMGMMMLPPVMISLPFKILLFILVDGWGLIITSLINSYQGGT is encoded by the coding sequence ATGTTGGCGCTATCGCTGGCCGCTGCGGCTCCGTCCCACGCCGTGACCTTCGACCCGTCAGCACCCGCAGACCCGTCCGCCCCCACCGATCCTTCCGCGCCCGACGACGGCGATGGCCTAAGCATCGACATCAACGGCGCCGACGGCGGACCCTCCACCGCTGTCGTCACACTGATCGGTATCACCCTGCTGTCAGTGGCCCCGGCGCTGCTGCTGATGATGACCTCCTTCACGAAGATCTTCGTGGTGCTGGCCATGACCCGCAACGCCCTGTCGCTGCCGTCGATTCCGCCCAACCAGGTGCTGGCCGGACTGGCCCTGTTCCTGTCCCTGTTCATCATGGGGCCGGTCCTGACGGAGATTAATACGCTTGCAGTTCAACCGTTCCTGAACGGGGAACTCACCTTCGACGGTGCACTCAATACCGGCTCCGGACCGCTGCAGCAATTCATGCTCGCCCACACGCGGGAAGAGGACGTGGCGCTCATGACCCGCGCCGCGAACCGTGAGAACCCGGAGAGCCCGGAGGACGTTCCGCTGCTGACGCTGATCCCCGCCTTCATGATTTCCGAGCTGCGCGCGGCCTTCATCATCGGTTTCGTGATCTTCATTCCGTTCCTGGTGATTGACCTGGTGGTTTCAGCGGCCCTGATGTCCATGGGCATGATGATGCTCCCTCCGGTGATGATCTCCCTGCCGTTCAAGATCCTGCTCTTCATCCTGGTTGACGGATGGGGACTGATCATCACGTCCCTCATCAACAGCTATCAGGGCGGTACCTGA
- a CDS encoding alpha/beta hydrolase has protein sequence MTPASRRFPRLALAAASAVVLLTGITACTGDTEPDETGAASQSSSASATPTAASADVIGDVPEDLLPFYSQDVAWDECENGLRNSFRCATVDVPLNYADPDGESIELAVILAESDDKTPQGTILLNPGGPGGSGYDIVSESVDYVTTDRLRENFNILGFDPRGVGRSTPVECLTDAELDALREEYYDPAVPAGLEAAREDARELAAKCKAKTGELLGHVDTVSAARDMDILRAVAGDEQLNYLGFSYGTFLGATYAELFPERVGRMVLDGGLDPSASNEDITLGQAEGFENAIRAYVEDCLTSADCPLSGSTDQAIDTIRDLIASVEASPMTAKDGRTVTVSTFVTGLIVPLYNSDNWPVLTQALADALKGDPSTMLYLADLNADRQPDGTYGSNTTVAFSAINCLDYPMTADDEQMALDAKKLEEASPTIGKFLGYGGITCEYWPYEPVNTPHEIKAEGAAELLVIGTTGDPATPYQWSVALAEQLDSATLVTWEGEGHTAYGRGDECIANTVDDYFIDGTVPREDKVCS, from the coding sequence ATGACCCCAGCCAGCCGCCGCTTTCCCCGACTTGCGCTGGCTGCAGCCTCCGCCGTCGTCCTGCTGACGGGCATAACTGCCTGTACCGGGGACACTGAGCCGGATGAAACCGGCGCGGCGTCGCAGTCGTCGTCCGCGAGTGCAACTCCGACAGCCGCCTCTGCTGACGTTATCGGAGACGTTCCCGAGGACCTGCTGCCCTTCTACAGCCAGGACGTGGCCTGGGACGAGTGTGAAAACGGGCTGAGAAACAGCTTCCGGTGCGCCACGGTTGACGTTCCGCTGAACTATGCGGACCCGGACGGCGAGAGCATTGAGCTCGCCGTGATCCTGGCTGAATCCGATGACAAAACACCGCAGGGCACCATTCTGCTCAATCCGGGCGGGCCGGGCGGCTCCGGTTATGACATCGTGAGTGAATCCGTGGACTACGTGACCACGGACCGGCTGCGGGAAAACTTCAACATTCTGGGCTTTGATCCGCGCGGTGTCGGACGGTCCACCCCGGTGGAATGCCTCACAGATGCCGAATTGGATGCCCTCCGCGAAGAGTATTACGATCCGGCCGTGCCGGCCGGGCTGGAGGCCGCCCGCGAGGACGCCAGAGAGCTGGCTGCCAAGTGCAAAGCGAAGACCGGTGAGCTGCTGGGTCACGTGGACACCGTCAGCGCCGCACGGGACATGGACATCCTGCGTGCAGTGGCCGGTGATGAGCAGCTGAACTACCTGGGCTTTTCCTACGGCACGTTCCTGGGCGCCACCTACGCCGAGCTGTTTCCGGAACGGGTAGGCCGCATGGTCCTCGACGGCGGCTTGGATCCTTCCGCCAGCAATGAAGACATCACCCTTGGCCAGGCGGAAGGTTTCGAAAATGCCATCCGCGCTTATGTTGAGGATTGCCTGACGTCCGCAGACTGCCCGCTGTCCGGCAGCACCGATCAGGCCATTGACACCATCCGGGACCTGATTGCCTCCGTCGAGGCCAGCCCGATGACGGCCAAGGACGGCCGGACGGTCACTGTGTCCACCTTCGTCACCGGCCTCATCGTCCCGCTGTACAACTCCGACAACTGGCCTGTCCTCACCCAGGCGCTTGCTGACGCACTCAAGGGCGACCCGTCCACCATGCTGTACCTGGCGGACCTGAACGCTGACCGGCAGCCCGACGGCACCTACGGGTCCAACACCACGGTGGCGTTCAGCGCCATCAACTGCCTGGACTATCCGATGACCGCCGATGATGAGCAGATGGCCCTGGACGCCAAGAAGCTCGAAGAAGCCTCCCCCACCATCGGCAAGTTCCTCGGCTACGGCGGGATCACGTGCGAGTACTGGCCCTATGAACCGGTGAACACCCCGCATGAGATTAAGGCCGAGGGTGCCGCCGAGCTGCTGGTCATCGGCACCACCGGCGATCCGGCCACCCCGTACCAGTGGTCCGTGGCTCTGGCCGAACAGCTGGACTCCGCCACCCTGGTGACCTGGGAAGGCGAGGGGCACACCGCGTACGGACGCGGGGATGAGTGCATCGCCAACACTGTGGACGACTATTTCATTGACGGCACCGTACCCCGCGAGGACAAGGTCTGCTCCTAG